A single genomic interval of Sinorhizobium garamanticum harbors:
- the purE gene encoding 5-(carboxyamino)imidazole ribonucleotide mutase, producing MGSQSDWETMKNAADTLEALDIAYEARIVSAHRTPDRLVSFAKGARDEGFKVIIAGAGGAAHLPGMCASMTPLPVFGVPVQSKALSGQDSLLSIVQMPAGIPVGTLAIGKAGAINAALLAAAVLALSDDDLADRLDDWREQQTVSVAEYPVDEA from the coding sequence ATGGGAAGCCAGTCGGACTGGGAGACGATGAAGAATGCGGCCGACACGCTCGAAGCGCTCGACATCGCCTACGAGGCCCGGATCGTTTCCGCTCATCGCACGCCGGACCGGCTGGTGAGCTTCGCCAAGGGCGCGCGTGACGAGGGCTTCAAGGTGATCATCGCCGGCGCCGGTGGCGCGGCGCATCTGCCGGGCATGTGTGCATCGATGACGCCGTTGCCGGTCTTCGGCGTTCCAGTGCAGTCGAAGGCGCTTTCCGGTCAGGACAGCCTGCTTTCAATCGTGCAGATGCCGGCCGGTATTCCCGTCGGCACGCTGGCGATCGGAAAGGCGGGAGCGATCAATGCGGCGCTGCTTGCCGCCGCCGTCCTCGCACTTAGCGACGACGATCTCGCCGACCGCCTCGACGACTGGCGCGAGCAGCAGACCGTCTCGGTCGCCGAGTACCCGGTGGACGAGGCATGA
- a CDS encoding YdcH family protein, translating into MPDQDQAELRLTIARLRQEHEDYDVAINAMIETGCDALRIQRMKKKKLAIKDKITKIEDQIIPDIIA; encoded by the coding sequence ATGCCGGACCAGGACCAGGCCGAACTCAGACTGACCATCGCGCGCCTGAGGCAGGAACATGAAGACTACGACGTCGCCATCAACGCCATGATTGAGACCGGCTGCGACGCCTTGCGCATCCAGCGCATGAAGAAGAAGAAGCTGGCCATCAAGGACAAGATCACCAAGATCGAAGATCAGATCATCCCAGATATCATCGCCTGA
- a CDS encoding YdcH family protein, with protein sequence MTIEAHLATLEKKHGALEQELHAALNSPSCEDELISELKRRKLRIKDEIERLRSSTH encoded by the coding sequence ATGACCATTGAGGCTCATCTTGCAACGCTTGAGAAAAAACATGGCGCCCTGGAACAGGAGCTCCACGCAGCTCTCAACTCACCGTCCTGCGAGGACGAGTTGATTAGCGAACTCAAGCGAAGGAAGCTGCGCATCAAGGACGAAATCGAAAGACTCCGTTCCTCGACCCACTGA
- a CDS encoding ArsR/SmtB family transcription factor: MTIADPFDAIADPNRRYLLEELRRAPKTVNELAEGLPISRPAVSQHLKALLDCNLVSVSSSGTRRIYAIHKPGFDKLNLWLDQFWS, from the coding sequence ATGACCATTGCGGACCCATTCGATGCCATCGCGGATCCGAACCGGCGCTACCTGCTGGAGGAACTCAGACGCGCACCGAAGACGGTGAACGAATTGGCCGAAGGCCTGCCGATCAGCCGTCCGGCCGTGTCGCAGCACCTGAAGGCGCTGCTAGACTGCAATCTCGTGTCGGTTTCATCGAGCGGAACCAGGCGGATCTATGCGATCCACAAGCCCGGCTTCGACAAGCTGAACCTGTGGCTCGACCAGTTTTGGTCCTGA
- a CDS encoding sulfite exporter TauE/SafE family protein, which yields MLPGLDFYLVAIPAVLLVGLSKGGMGEALALMGVPILSMAVSPVQAAALLLPILIAMDVVSLWIWRKHGDRKTLTMLLPGAIAGIAIGWATSAYVPRDALRLIIGLITVVFVLRYVYTVWRSRNGAPISPKKQRAGPAALWGSFAGYGSFVAHAGGPPFQIYALPLKLDPREYTGTIVRFFAVLNAVKLIPYFALGQLDISNLKTSATLFPLAMVATACGAWIVRRMRPQIFYPFMYTMAFIAGSRLVWDGLASLMAGR from the coding sequence ATGCTTCCCGGTCTCGACTTCTATCTCGTCGCCATCCCCGCAGTCCTGCTCGTCGGCCTCAGCAAGGGCGGCATGGGCGAGGCGCTTGCGTTGATGGGCGTTCCGATCCTGTCGATGGCGGTGTCGCCCGTTCAGGCGGCAGCACTGCTGCTGCCGATCCTGATCGCCATGGATGTCGTCTCCCTGTGGATCTGGCGCAAGCACGGCGACCGGAAGACGCTCACGATGCTCCTGCCCGGCGCGATTGCCGGCATCGCCATCGGCTGGGCAACCTCCGCCTATGTGCCGCGCGACGCCTTGAGGCTGATCATCGGCCTTATCACGGTCGTCTTCGTGCTGCGCTATGTCTATACCGTCTGGCGCAGCCGCAATGGCGCCCCGATCAGCCCCAAGAAGCAGCGCGCCGGTCCGGCCGCGCTCTGGGGCTCCTTTGCCGGTTACGGCAGTTTCGTCGCCCATGCCGGCGGCCCGCCTTTTCAGATCTATGCGTTGCCGCTGAAGCTCGATCCGCGTGAGTATACGGGCACCATCGTGCGCTTCTTCGCGGTCCTCAACGCCGTGAAACTCATTCCCTATTTCGCCCTCGGCCAGCTCGATATCAGCAACCTGAAGACATCCGCCACGCTTTTCCCGCTGGCGATGGTGGCAACCGCCTGCGGCGCCTGGATCGTCCGGCGGATGAGACCTCAGATCTTCTATCCCTTCATGTACACAATGGCCTTTATTGCCGGATCGAGACTCGTCTGGGATGGCTTAGCGAGCCTCATGGCTGGCAGGTGA
- a CDS encoding thiamine phosphate synthase, with protein MSNVENRCRLVLVVPDMPDPAQRSKVLASALRGGDVASVILPQYGLSDGEFQQHAELLVPVIQKAGAAALIEGDTRVAGRAKADGLHIAGGPDVLGEAIEKHTPKLIVGGGNASDRHHALEIGELRPDYVFFGRTDGDIKPEPHPKNLALAEWWASMVEIPCVVMGGTDPQSALAVAETAAEFVALRLAVFGDPEQAPAVVAAVNALLDEKAPRFED; from the coding sequence ATGAGCAATGTAGAAAACCGCTGCCGCCTTGTGCTGGTTGTGCCGGATATGCCGGATCCCGCACAGCGTTCGAAGGTGCTCGCCAGTGCTTTGCGGGGAGGCGACGTGGCGTCCGTCATCCTGCCGCAATACGGCCTCAGCGACGGCGAGTTCCAGCAGCACGCCGAGCTCTTGGTGCCGGTGATCCAGAAGGCGGGGGCGGCGGCGCTGATCGAGGGTGACACGCGCGTTGCGGGACGCGCCAAGGCGGATGGCCTGCATATCGCCGGAGGACCCGATGTGCTCGGCGAAGCGATCGAGAAGCACACGCCGAAGCTGATCGTTGGCGGCGGCAATGCCTCCGACCGCCATCATGCGCTGGAAATCGGCGAACTCAGGCCGGACTACGTCTTCTTCGGTCGCACCGATGGCGACATCAAGCCGGAGCCGCATCCGAAAAATCTGGCACTTGCCGAATGGTGGGCGTCGATGGTCGAAATCCCCTGTGTCGTCATGGGCGGCACCGATCCGCAGTCGGCGCTTGCGGTTGCCGAAACGGCGGCCGAGTTCGTGGCGCTTCGTCTCGCCGTCTTTGGCGACCCGGAGCAGGCGCCGGCGGTCGTCGCCGCTGTCAACGCGCTGCTTGACGAAAAAGCGCCACGGTTTGAAGATTAA
- a CDS encoding tetratricopeptide repeat protein yields the protein MLSRLSSKPSRAAVLFIVVALAAVPARAQQPATGAPAGEGAADEGNVPKRGRITPFNGAILPEGAAPQQKLDTNPAKKTKAGDGSTPSKGVNVIDRMGAQLPALPAEKPFTGKVDDAFGAFQRGYYLTAMDLALPRAQLGDPAAQTLVASILEQGLGVARNAKEAAFWYGQAANNGDPAAMFKYALILMEGRYVKRDRKKSEELMKKAADLGNASAQFNYGQTLVADMPGEKGLKAAMPYYEKSAEQGIADAQYALSQIYINVDGIEENKRARAREWLLRAARAGYDTAQLDIAIWFVEGIAGDRNLEEGFAWMKRSAESGNVVAQNRLSHLYVNAIGTRPDPVEAAKWYVLSRRAGLKDDALEDFYLGLNETQQKSALAAANKFRSS from the coding sequence ATGTTGAGCCGCTTGTCGTCGAAGCCCAGCCGGGCTGCAGTCCTCTTTATAGTCGTCGCTCTCGCGGCGGTGCCGGCTCGCGCGCAACAGCCGGCGACGGGCGCGCCCGCGGGCGAGGGGGCCGCGGACGAGGGGAATGTGCCGAAGCGCGGGCGGATCACACCCTTCAACGGGGCTATCCTGCCGGAAGGTGCGGCTCCGCAGCAGAAACTCGATACCAATCCGGCAAAAAAGACAAAGGCCGGAGACGGGAGCACGCCGTCCAAGGGCGTCAATGTCATTGATCGCATGGGCGCACAATTGCCGGCGCTTCCGGCCGAAAAGCCGTTCACCGGAAAAGTGGACGATGCCTTTGGCGCTTTCCAGCGCGGTTACTATCTGACGGCGATGGATCTGGCGCTGCCGCGGGCGCAACTCGGCGATCCCGCGGCCCAGACTCTGGTTGCTTCGATCCTCGAGCAGGGTCTTGGCGTTGCGCGCAACGCCAAGGAGGCCGCCTTCTGGTACGGCCAGGCCGCCAATAACGGCGATCCGGCGGCCATGTTCAAATATGCCCTGATCCTGATGGAGGGGCGCTACGTCAAGCGCGACAGGAAGAAATCCGAAGAGCTGATGAAGAAGGCGGCCGATCTCGGCAACGCTTCGGCCCAGTTCAATTATGGGCAAACGCTGGTTGCCGACATGCCGGGCGAGAAGGGCCTGAAGGCGGCAATGCCCTATTACGAGAAATCCGCCGAGCAGGGCATCGCCGATGCGCAATATGCTCTTTCGCAGATCTATATCAATGTTGACGGCATAGAGGAGAACAAGCGCGCGCGTGCCCGCGAATGGCTGCTGCGCGCCGCCCGCGCCGGCTACGATACGGCGCAACTCGACATCGCCATCTGGTTTGTCGAAGGGATCGCCGGTGACCGCAACCTCGAAGAAGGCTTCGCCTGGATGAAGCGCTCGGCGGAAAGCGGCAATGTCGTCGCGCAGAACCGGCTGTCACACCTCTATGTCAATGCGATCGGCACGCGCCCGGATCCGGTCGAGGCGGCGAAGTGGTATGTGCTGTCGCGCCGCGCCGGACTCAAGGACGATGCACTCGAGGATTTCTATCTCGGCCTCAACGAAACGCAGCAGAAATCGGCGCTCGCCGCTGCGAACAAGTTCCGTTCCTCCTGA
- a CDS encoding inositol monophosphatase family protein, giving the protein MARSALLNVMVQAAFKAGKSLARDFGEVQNLQVSLKGPGDYVSQADRKAERIIREELLKARPTYGFLGEEGEEIKGTDGAHRWIVDPLDGTTNFLHGIPHFAVSIGLERQGEIVGAVVFNPATDELYTAEKGGGAFLNDRRLRVGARKNLSDAVIATGTPHLGRGNHGKYLIELRHVMGEVAGIRRFGSASLDLAYVAAGRYDGYWERDLAAWDIAAGILLIREAGGWATDVDGGSKPLEDGSVVCGNEYIAKALREVIHRPVPAK; this is encoded by the coding sequence ATGGCCCGTTCTGCCCTTCTCAATGTCATGGTCCAGGCCGCCTTCAAGGCCGGCAAGTCGCTGGCGCGCGATTTCGGCGAAGTTCAGAACCTCCAGGTCTCGCTGAAAGGACCGGGCGACTATGTCTCCCAGGCCGACCGAAAGGCCGAACGGATCATCCGCGAAGAGCTGTTGAAGGCGAGGCCGACCTATGGCTTCCTCGGCGAAGAGGGCGAAGAGATCAAGGGGACCGACGGCGCGCATCGCTGGATCGTCGACCCGCTTGACGGCACAACCAACTTCCTGCACGGCATCCCGCATTTTGCCGTTTCGATCGGGCTGGAGCGTCAGGGCGAAATCGTCGGTGCCGTCGTCTTCAATCCGGCAACGGATGAACTCTACACGGCCGAGAAGGGCGGTGGGGCTTTCCTCAACGACCGCCGGCTGCGCGTCGGCGCCCGCAAGAACCTGTCGGACGCCGTCATCGCCACCGGGACACCGCATCTCGGCCGCGGCAATCACGGCAAATATCTGATCGAACTTCGCCATGTCATGGGCGAAGTTGCTGGCATCCGGCGCTTCGGTTCCGCCTCGCTCGATCTCGCCTACGTGGCCGCAGGTCGCTATGACGGCTACTGGGAACGGGACCTTGCCGCGTGGGATATTGCGGCCGGCATCCTGCTCATCCGCGAGGCCGGCGGCTGGGCAACCGATGTCGATGGCGGCAGCAAGCCGCTCGAGGACGGCTCGGTCGTTTGCGGCAATGAATATATCGCCAAGGCGCTGCGTGAGGTGATCCATCGCCCGGTTCCGGCGAAGTAA
- a CDS encoding MotA/TolQ/ExbB proton channel family protein: MTKLNLSGWSGRESVEENYNPHKLSSPMPYFWTMVLFLIIVGFVAAILFRQARDAFVGNPGLNGLILGVLLIGILLAFNHVLGLRPEVRWFNSFRAAGSADKVGRDPVLLAPMRSLIGGRQTTAISAIALRSILDSIATRLDESRDITRYLAGLLVFLGLLGTFWGLLGTIGSINTVIQSLDAGSGTTEDLLGSLKSGLSAPLTGMGTAFSASLFGLSGSLIVGFLDLQAGRAQNRFYTELENWLSSVTDVGSGMSSPISIPGEPPIEELRRLTDQLMRLNQEGGANQRTTAAMASLAEGIQGLVKNMRGEQQMLRDWIEAQQEEAKAMRKTLDKLTARIGQAERITVHGDKSIAQLSRVDESGGD; this comes from the coding sequence ATGACGAAACTGAATCTGTCCGGATGGAGCGGTCGGGAGAGCGTGGAGGAGAACTACAATCCGCACAAGCTTTCGAGCCCCATGCCCTATTTCTGGACGATGGTCCTTTTCCTGATCATCGTTGGTTTCGTCGCTGCCATTCTTTTCCGCCAGGCCCGTGATGCCTTTGTCGGCAATCCGGGCTTGAATGGGCTCATTCTCGGTGTCCTGCTGATCGGCATCCTGCTCGCCTTCAATCACGTCCTGGGCCTGAGGCCCGAGGTCCGCTGGTTCAACTCCTTTCGCGCCGCCGGAAGCGCCGACAAGGTCGGGCGTGATCCGGTCCTGCTCGCGCCGATGCGGTCGCTGATCGGCGGTCGCCAGACGACTGCGATTTCCGCGATCGCCTTGCGCTCGATCCTTGATTCCATTGCCACGCGCCTCGATGAATCGCGGGACATAACCCGCTATCTCGCCGGCCTTCTCGTCTTCCTCGGCCTGCTCGGCACCTTTTGGGGCCTGCTCGGCACGATCGGGTCGATCAACACCGTCATCCAATCCCTGGACGCCGGCAGCGGCACCACCGAAGATTTACTAGGCTCGCTGAAGAGCGGCCTGTCGGCGCCGCTCACCGGCATGGGAACGGCGTTTTCCGCTTCGCTCTTCGGGCTTTCCGGATCACTGATCGTCGGTTTCCTCGACCTGCAGGCCGGCCGCGCACAGAACCGCTTCTACACGGAACTCGAAAACTGGCTTTCCTCGGTGACCGATGTCGGGTCGGGGATGTCCTCGCCGATCAGCATTCCCGGGGAGCCGCCCATCGAAGAGCTGCGCCGGCTGACCGATCAGCTGATGCGGCTCAACCAGGAGGGTGGCGCAAATCAACGCACGACGGCCGCAATGGCCTCGTTGGCCGAGGGTATCCAGGGCCTCGTCAAGAATATGCGTGGCGAGCAACAGATGCTTCGAGACTGGATCGAAGCGCAGCAGGAGGAAGCGAAGGCGATGCGCAAGACGCTCGACAAGCTGACGGCGCGCATCGGCCAGGCCGAGAGGATCACGGTGCATGGCGACAAGTCGATTGCGCAGCTCAGCCGCGTAGACGAGAGCGGAGGCGACTGA
- a CDS encoding peptidoglycan -binding protein, whose product MALARKGRSHRTIDYWPGFVDALSTLLMSIMFLLSVFVLAQFLLGREISGKDEVLNRLNSQINELTQLLALEKSGKQDLEDSLANLQASLAQSEGERSRLQALLDQGAGSTEAANQKIGRLGSELESEKQVSARAMSQIELLNQQIAALRSQIAAIEGALQASEAKDQASQAKIADLGRRLNVALAQRVQELNRYRSDFFGRLREILSDRENIRIVGDRFVFQSEVLFPSGSSDLNPEGQAEMAKLATALLDLAKEIPAEINWVLRVDGHTDNVQLSGSGRFADNWELSSARATSVVKFLMSRGVPADRLVAAGFGEFQPIAEGEDPEARAQNRRIELKLTEK is encoded by the coding sequence ATGGCCCTTGCGCGCAAAGGTCGCAGTCACCGAACGATTGATTATTGGCCAGGCTTCGTCGACGCGCTGTCGACGTTGCTGATGTCGATCATGTTTCTCTTGAGCGTATTCGTGCTGGCGCAGTTCCTGCTTGGGCGCGAGATCAGCGGCAAGGACGAGGTGCTGAACCGGCTGAACAGCCAGATCAATGAACTGACGCAGCTTCTCGCACTGGAAAAGAGCGGCAAACAGGATCTCGAGGATTCTCTTGCCAACCTCCAGGCCTCGCTTGCCCAGTCGGAGGGTGAGCGCTCGCGCCTGCAGGCGCTGCTCGATCAGGGCGCCGGCAGCACTGAGGCGGCGAACCAGAAGATCGGCCGGCTGGGATCGGAGCTGGAATCCGAGAAGCAGGTCAGCGCGCGTGCAATGAGCCAGATCGAGCTCCTCAATCAGCAGATCGCCGCGCTGCGCAGCCAGATCGCCGCCATCGAAGGCGCGCTTCAGGCGTCGGAGGCGAAGGATCAGGCATCCCAGGCCAAGATCGCCGATCTCGGCCGCCGCCTGAATGTCGCGCTCGCCCAGCGCGTGCAGGAACTCAACCGCTACCGCTCTGACTTCTTCGGTCGCCTGCGGGAAATCCTTTCCGACCGCGAAAACATCCGCATCGTCGGCGACCGCTTCGTCTTCCAATCGGAAGTGCTCTTCCCATCGGGCAGCAGCGACCTCAATCCGGAGGGCCAGGCGGAGATGGCGAAACTCGCCACCGCGCTTCTTGATCTCGCGAAAGAAATCCCCGCCGAGATCAACTGGGTCCTGCGCGTCGATGGCCATACCGACAATGTGCAACTGTCGGGATCCGGCCGTTTTGCCGACAACTGGGAACTGTCGTCGGCCCGCGCGACATCGGTCGTGAAGTTCCTGATGTCCAGGGGCGTGCCGGCGGACCGGCTGGTGGCCGCAGGTTTCGGCGAATTTCAGCCCATCGCCGAGGGCGAGGACCCTGAAGCTCGAGCACAGAACCGGCGCATTGAGCTGAAGCTGACAGAGAAATAG
- a CDS encoding FAD-binding dehydrogenase yields the protein MDCDVLVIGAGLAGLVAASEAAARDRKVIVLDQEGEQNLGGQAFWSLGGLFFIDSPEQRCMGIRDSRDLARQDWMGSSQFDRPEDHWPRLWADTYLDFAAGEKRAWLHSLGLRWFPVVGWAERGGGVAHGHGNSVPRFHVTWGTGPAVLEPFVRLTREAESRGLLRFRFRHRVDELLTTDGVVTGARGTILKADPVARGERSSRDVVGDFEISAGAVVVSSGGIGGNHELVRRNWPRNRLGQPPATMVSGVPHHVDGRMLEIAARARGSVINADRMWHYTEGLRNFAPIWPDHGIRILPGPSSFWCDADGNRFSAPAMPGFDTLGTLEAIRRSGHDYSWFILTKAIIKKEFALSGSEQNPDLTGKSLALLLKRLGKNPPGPVQAFMDKGEDFIVRDRLEDLVEAMNRLTGENRLLAPHLRAQIEARDREIANAFSKDAQVIAIRGARAYRGDRLLRTARPHRLLDPKAGPLIAVRLHILTRKTLGGLQTNLAGQVLELSGEPVPGLYAAGEVAGFGGGGMHGYNALEGTFLGGCIFSGRAAGRNAATDV from the coding sequence ATGGATTGTGATGTGCTGGTCATCGGTGCGGGCCTTGCCGGGCTCGTGGCGGCGTCCGAAGCTGCGGCCCGCGACCGCAAGGTGATCGTTCTCGATCAAGAGGGGGAGCAGAATCTCGGCGGCCAGGCTTTCTGGTCGCTCGGAGGACTGTTCTTCATCGACAGTCCCGAGCAGCGGTGCATGGGAATTCGCGACAGCCGCGATCTCGCGCGCCAGGATTGGATGGGCTCGTCGCAATTCGACCGGCCGGAAGATCATTGGCCGCGGCTCTGGGCTGATACCTATCTCGACTTCGCCGCCGGCGAGAAGCGCGCCTGGCTGCACTCGCTTGGGCTTCGCTGGTTCCCCGTAGTCGGCTGGGCCGAACGCGGGGGCGGGGTTGCCCATGGCCATGGCAATTCGGTCCCGCGCTTTCACGTGACCTGGGGCACCGGTCCCGCCGTTCTCGAGCCCTTCGTCCGACTGACCCGGGAAGCGGAAAGCCGCGGCTTGCTGCGATTCCGCTTCCGCCACCGGGTGGACGAATTGTTGACGACCGATGGTGTGGTAACAGGCGCCCGCGGGACGATCCTCAAGGCGGATCCGGTGGCGCGGGGAGAGCGCAGCAGCCGCGACGTCGTCGGTGACTTCGAGATCTCGGCGGGAGCGGTCGTCGTCAGTTCCGGCGGCATCGGCGGCAATCACGAGCTTGTACGCCGCAACTGGCCGCGCAACCGGCTCGGGCAACCTCCGGCGACGATGGTGAGCGGCGTGCCGCATCATGTCGACGGCCGTATGCTCGAAATTGCAGCCCGAGCGCGCGGCTCCGTCATCAACGCCGACCGCATGTGGCACTACACCGAGGGCCTCAGGAATTTCGCCCCGATCTGGCCGGATCACGGCATTCGCATTCTGCCGGGGCCGTCCTCGTTCTGGTGCGATGCCGACGGCAACCGCTTTTCAGCACCTGCGATGCCGGGTTTTGACACGCTAGGCACTCTTGAGGCGATCCGCCGCAGCGGCCACGACTACAGCTGGTTCATCCTGACAAAAGCGATTATCAAGAAGGAATTCGCCCTTTCCGGATCGGAGCAGAATCCCGATCTCACCGGCAAGAGCCTGGCGCTTCTCCTGAAACGGCTCGGCAAGAATCCGCCCGGCCCGGTCCAGGCCTTCATGGACAAGGGCGAGGACTTCATCGTCCGCGACCGGCTGGAGGATCTCGTCGAGGCAATGAACCGGCTGACGGGCGAGAACCGGCTTTTGGCTCCACATCTCAGGGCGCAGATCGAGGCGCGCGACCGCGAGATCGCCAATGCCTTCTCCAAGGACGCCCAGGTGATCGCTATCCGCGGAGCGCGGGCCTATCGCGGCGACCGATTGCTGCGAACCGCAAGGCCCCACCGCCTCCTTGACCCGAAGGCGGGACCGTTGATCGCCGTTCGGTTGCACATCCTGACGCGCAAGACGCTCGGCGGCCTGCAGACCAATCTTGCGGGGCAAGTGCTGGAGCTTTCCGGTGAGCCGGTGCCGGGTCTCTACGCTGCAGGCGAAGTGGCGGGCTTCGGTGGTGGAGGCATGCACGGCTACAACGCGCTCGAGGGGACCTTCCTCGGCGGCTGCATCTTCTCCGGCCGCGCCGCGGGCCGGAATGCGGCTACGGACGTTTGA
- a CDS encoding Bug family tripartite tricarboxylate transporter substrate binding protein, whose protein sequence is MAFTRLTRRAAIAFGLTALSALSLGTTAQAQDFPDRPITLVVPFAAGGSTDVVARIIAQKMSEDLGQQMVVQNVAGAGGNLGAANVARADPDGYTILMATVATHALNPLILKTKPYDPEKDFAPISLLVVVPNVLVVNPELPAKNVQELLALLKAAPDQYSYASSGNGTPLHLSGELFKKMAGVEMQHIPYKGSGPALNDVIGNQVPIMFDNLPSSSGHIKAGTLRALAITTAERAPSFPDLPTIAESGIPGYETYTWNALFAPANTPQPVIARLNESAKKALADPAVQKRMEEFSAKIVGSTPEELGAHVAAELAKWTPVVRDANIQMD, encoded by the coding sequence ATGGCATTCACGAGACTGACCCGCCGCGCCGCCATCGCCTTCGGCCTGACCGCGCTTTCCGCGCTGAGCCTTGGCACGACGGCACAAGCCCAGGACTTTCCGGACCGGCCAATAACCCTGGTTGTTCCCTTCGCTGCCGGCGGCTCGACAGACGTGGTCGCGAGAATCATTGCCCAGAAGATGTCGGAAGACCTCGGCCAGCAGATGGTCGTCCAGAACGTGGCGGGTGCCGGCGGCAATCTCGGCGCGGCCAATGTCGCGCGTGCCGATCCGGATGGCTATACGATCCTCATGGCCACGGTCGCGACTCATGCGCTCAACCCGCTGATCCTGAAGACAAAGCCTTATGATCCAGAGAAGGATTTCGCGCCCATCTCGCTCCTCGTCGTCGTTCCGAACGTACTGGTCGTCAATCCGGAACTGCCAGCCAAGAATGTGCAAGAACTGCTTGCCCTGCTCAAAGCGGCGCCGGACCAATACAGCTACGCCTCCTCCGGCAACGGAACGCCGCTCCACCTCTCGGGCGAGCTCTTCAAGAAGATGGCCGGCGTTGAGATGCAGCACATCCCGTACAAGGGCTCCGGGCCGGCGCTGAACGACGTCATCGGCAACCAGGTGCCGATCATGTTCGACAACCTTCCTTCGTCATCCGGACACATCAAGGCCGGGACCCTGCGGGCACTCGCCATCACCACCGCCGAACGCGCACCCTCGTTCCCCGATCTCCCGACCATCGCCGAATCCGGTATTCCGGGCTACGAGACCTATACCTGGAACGCGCTCTTCGCGCCGGCCAACACGCCCCAGCCGGTGATCGCGCGATTGAACGAGTCCGCGAAAAAGGCGCTTGCCGATCCGGCGGTCCAGAAGCGCATGGAGGAGTTCAGCGCGAAGATCGTCGGCTCGACGCCCGAGGAACTCGGCGCCCATGTCGCCGCCGAACTCGCGAAGTGGACGCCAGTCGTGCGTGACGCGAACATCCAGATGGATTGA